A single Blastopirellula retiformator DNA region contains:
- a CDS encoding GEVED domain-containing protein, whose translation MKRSSRKPKNRLPKHGSQAKFEALEARMVMDAAGYEAALDSFMGTDRVGRDGPLAVLGWNLTVLYHDGEANSSPIDPDAPTDDETTSDPAGLRELYEIDSENRILLDIAAFDTAGKNDLIAGLGQLGFVQMGQLNNTVSGFLPISSLADLAALPSLGGVSASIVKTHVGSVDSQGDASMLTDEVRAEYGYDGAGQKIGVLSDSYNALGGEAADIATGDLPGAGNPEGYTTPVQVLQDYISIDSSDEGRGMMQLVHDVAPAADLAFTTAFTGKAGFAQGIYDLAAAGSTVIVDDVGYANEPWFSDGMIALAADSVVQNNVAYFTSAGNSARESYESDYRVGNTYNEGDFASATGAPTFFGGTSHDFDPGSGVDDRQSITLAPQSFVTLTMQWDDTFLTDGGIASSSVVDIYVLSGNTVVAGGTDLNVDAFEGFNVINATDSAATYDIMIVSYSGDLPTRLKYVQYRGAMAVNEYDTASGTALGHSNAEYAMSIGAAYYLETPVFGTAPAAIESFSSAGGTPILLDQAGNHITPNYRQTVDVVGPDGSDTTFFGGGDSDATGFPNFFGTSAAAPHVAALAALMRQANTSLSALEVNDILRETATDMDDPTTSGFDVGFDTGTGYGYVNGIEAVLGAIFAGADTIGSPDACGVYTGPAAIEVHAGLGANLFVTGHSVLDNGVDNGQQGFDYEILDFLRGEGTDQEIAADDYSIAIIGNDTVDWGFSTGTHTAIGYESTSFYDIDDITPLMWIEILSKDALIILSDLNAMPTEGLDDAQVAKIVSAKSNIAAAINSRGIDIWAGGGSLASGYYDFLPAGSVDVADLGVSATPYDSTVIGESIGVTDPMVNAAEAYSQFTAYDANFFEVEQRDAGETISLLARNVAFADDVLVQATEETEILMHGVIGYKFHDVNQDGIRQSNEPGLAGFTYFIDENGDGKIGLCEPAAVTDENGMFTLYPRNSGTFNILQVTEPGYYDTDEISHVIEVDGDRITINAPLISGAIPAIDYGDAGMPYAAHPVVDGLQLGESPLVDDGVVFGSGLKIGTNTVTIDSSTVLSTALLQGFMDFNKDGDFDDAGEQIFKNLQLKPGIHTYTFTIPNTVIDDSALPEAYRIAMNARFRIDYTQNLGPTGVGFAGEVEDYQLFVAQDPESGLFLNDDAFTYEEDTADQTYDVLANDKTFFNRTITLTSVTSETAGVPSTAFTIVGNKIVFDATGILDVGEDIVVEYEAIDSAGFTSTAKLTLKVAGTPISSSFNSTAFVNTEKRGDVNKDGVVTTHDLAIILYELKHNGPRALPQVTPTNPNFNQFIDVNGDGLFSSLDVTAVLSALSRASREREREREAVDVALAAEETPILEATTPVLTESAFATSSPIVTSSSSTPSSNVTPYLAGVLEKSSDQKSLLDQESEPDEGESNLEGELTDYLYPSDSLDFRLIESTSTSTLLDEDVESTIDEIAIDVEAAWEEDLISG comes from the coding sequence ATGAAACGGTCTTCTCGTAAACCCAAAAACCGCCTTCCGAAACATGGCTCTCAAGCGAAATTCGAGGCCCTGGAAGCGCGGATGGTCATGGATGCGGCCGGCTACGAAGCGGCCCTCGACTCGTTCATGGGAACCGATCGCGTCGGTCGAGACGGCCCCCTGGCGGTCTTGGGCTGGAACCTGACGGTTCTCTATCACGATGGCGAAGCCAACAGTTCGCCGATCGATCCGGACGCCCCAACCGACGACGAGACCACCAGCGATCCTGCGGGTCTTCGCGAATTGTACGAGATCGATTCGGAAAATCGAATCCTGCTCGACATCGCGGCTTTCGACACGGCCGGCAAGAACGACCTGATTGCAGGTCTCGGCCAACTTGGGTTCGTCCAAATGGGACAGCTCAACAACACCGTCTCCGGTTTTCTGCCAATTTCCTCGCTCGCCGATCTGGCCGCCTTACCATCACTCGGCGGCGTCTCGGCCTCGATCGTGAAAACGCACGTTGGATCGGTCGATAGCCAGGGGGACGCCTCGATGCTGACAGACGAGGTCCGGGCCGAATACGGCTATGATGGCGCCGGCCAGAAGATTGGCGTCCTGTCCGACAGCTATAACGCACTTGGCGGTGAAGCAGCCGATATCGCGACCGGCGACCTCCCCGGCGCCGGCAATCCGGAAGGCTACACGACGCCGGTTCAGGTGCTGCAAGACTACATCTCAATCGACTCGTCCGACGAAGGGCGAGGCATGATGCAGTTGGTGCATGACGTCGCCCCGGCGGCCGACTTGGCGTTTACCACCGCGTTCACCGGGAAGGCGGGCTTCGCCCAGGGGATCTACGACCTGGCCGCGGCCGGATCGACCGTCATCGTCGACGACGTTGGCTACGCAAATGAACCGTGGTTTTCTGACGGCATGATCGCCCTAGCGGCCGACAGCGTCGTCCAAAACAACGTCGCGTATTTTACCTCGGCTGGTAATAGCGCACGCGAGTCGTATGAGAGCGACTATCGCGTGGGCAACACCTATAACGAAGGCGACTTTGCCTCGGCGACCGGCGCTCCCACCTTCTTCGGTGGAACGTCGCACGACTTCGATCCTGGCTCCGGCGTTGACGATCGCCAGTCGATTACGCTCGCCCCACAGAGTTTCGTCACGCTTACCATGCAGTGGGACGACACCTTCCTGACCGATGGCGGCATCGCCTCCTCTAGCGTGGTCGACATTTACGTACTATCGGGGAACACCGTCGTCGCTGGCGGCACCGACTTGAACGTCGACGCCTTTGAAGGCTTCAACGTCATCAACGCAACCGACTCTGCCGCGACGTACGACATCATGATCGTCTCGTACTCTGGCGATCTGCCGACTCGCCTGAAGTACGTCCAGTACCGCGGCGCCATGGCGGTCAACGAATACGACACGGCCAGCGGCACCGCTTTGGGGCACTCCAACGCCGAATATGCGATGAGCATCGGCGCCGCCTATTATCTTGAAACGCCCGTATTCGGCACCGCGCCGGCAGCGATTGAATCGTTCTCCTCGGCCGGCGGTACGCCGATCTTGCTTGACCAAGCGGGCAATCACATCACGCCGAACTACCGACAGACCGTTGACGTTGTTGGGCCCGACGGCTCCGACACGACCTTCTTCGGCGGCGGCGACTCAGACGCTACCGGCTTCCCGAATTTCTTTGGCACTTCGGCCGCTGCGCCGCACGTCGCTGCTCTGGCGGCTCTGATGCGGCAGGCAAACACAAGCCTCTCGGCGCTCGAAGTCAACGACATCCTCCGCGAAACCGCGACCGACATGGACGATCCCACTACCAGCGGATTTGACGTAGGTTTTGACACCGGAACTGGTTACGGCTATGTGAACGGCATCGAAGCGGTTCTCGGCGCCATCTTCGCGGGCGCCGACACCATCGGCTCGCCGGACGCGTGCGGCGTCTACACGGGACCAGCCGCCATTGAGGTCCACGCCGGCCTTGGCGCCAACCTGTTCGTCACTGGGCACTCAGTCCTGGACAACGGCGTCGACAACGGACAACAAGGTTTCGACTACGAGATTCTCGACTTCCTCCGCGGCGAAGGGACTGACCAGGAAATCGCCGCCGACGATTACTCGATCGCGATCATCGGCAACGACACGGTCGACTGGGGCTTCTCGACCGGCACCCATACGGCCATCGGCTACGAATCGACCTCGTTCTACGACATCGACGACATCACGCCGCTGATGTGGATCGAGATCCTGTCGAAAGACGCGTTGATCATCCTGTCGGACCTCAACGCCATGCCGACCGAAGGCCTGGACGATGCGCAAGTCGCCAAGATCGTCTCCGCCAAATCGAATATCGCCGCTGCAATCAACAGTCGCGGTATCGACATCTGGGCCGGCGGCGGCAGCCTGGCGTCGGGATACTACGACTTCCTGCCTGCCGGTTCGGTCGATGTCGCGGACCTGGGCGTTTCGGCGACGCCTTACGACTCGACGGTCATTGGTGAGTCGATTGGCGTCACCGACCCCATGGTTAACGCAGCGGAGGCTTATTCGCAGTTCACCGCTTACGACGCCAACTTCTTTGAGGTCGAGCAACGAGACGCCGGCGAAACGATTTCGCTACTCGCCCGTAACGTCGCCTTCGCGGACGACGTACTCGTGCAAGCGACCGAAGAGACCGAGATTCTGATGCACGGCGTCATTGGATACAAGTTCCATGACGTCAATCAGGACGGCATTCGCCAAAGTAACGAGCCCGGTCTGGCTGGCTTCACCTACTTCATCGATGAAAACGGCGACGGCAAGATTGGCCTCTGCGAACCGGCCGCGGTTACCGATGAAAACGGCATGTTCACCCTCTACCCGCGTAACAGCGGCACTTTCAACATTTTGCAGGTGACCGAGCCGGGGTACTACGACACCGATGAGATTTCGCATGTCATCGAAGTCGACGGCGACCGCATCACAATCAACGCTCCGCTGATCTCTGGCGCCATTCCCGCCATCGATTACGGCGACGCAGGCATGCCCTACGCCGCCCACCCGGTCGTCGACGGCTTGCAACTGGGCGAATCGCCGCTGGTCGACGATGGCGTCGTCTTTGGCTCGGGCCTGAAGATCGGAACCAACACGGTCACCATCGATTCGTCGACGGTGTTGTCGACGGCGCTGCTGCAAGGCTTCATGGACTTCAACAAGGACGGCGACTTCGATGACGCCGGCGAGCAGATCTTCAAAAATCTGCAGTTGAAGCCCGGGATCCATACCTACACGTTCACAATCCCGAACACGGTGATTGACGACTCGGCCCTGCCGGAAGCGTATCGCATTGCGATGAACGCCCGCTTCCGCATCGACTATACCCAGAACCTGGGTCCAACCGGCGTTGGATTCGCCGGCGAAGTCGAAGACTATCAACTCTTCGTCGCTCAAGATCCCGAAAGCGGTCTCTTCCTGAACGACGACGCGTTCACCTATGAAGAAGACACAGCCGATCAGACATACGATGTCTTGGCGAACGACAAGACCTTCTTCAACCGCACGATCACGCTGACCAGCGTTACCTCGGAAACCGCTGGCGTCCCCAGCACCGCGTTTACGATCGTCGGCAACAAGATTGTCTTCGACGCCACCGGCATCCTCGACGTGGGCGAAGACATCGTCGTCGAATACGAAGCCATCGATTCGGCTGGCTTCACCTCGACGGCGAAGCTGACGCTCAAGGTCGCCGGCACGCCAATCTCGTCGTCCTTCAACTCAACGGCTTTCGTGAACACCGAGAAGCGGGGCGACGTCAACAAAGATGGCGTGGTAACCACCCACGACCTGGCGATCATCTTGTACGAGCTGAAGCACAACGGACCGCGCGCTCTGCCGCAAGTTACGCCGACCAACCCGAACTTTAATCAGTTCATTGACGTCAACGGCGACGGGCTGTTCAGCTCGCTGGACGTGACGGCGGTCCTTTCCGCGCTGAGCCGCGCTTCCCGAGAACGGGAACGGGAACGGGAAGCGGTCGACGTGGCGTTGGCTGCGGAAGAAACGCCGATCTTGGAAGCGACGACGCCGGTTCTTACCGAATCCGCGTTTGCGACCTCATCGCCGATCGTCACCTCGTCCAGTTCGACGCCTTCCAGCAACGTCACTCCTTATCTGGCCGGCGTCCTCGAAAAATCGAGCGACCAGAAGAGCCTGCTGGATCAGGAGTCGGAACCTGACGAAGGCGAATCAAACCTGGAAGGGGAATTGACCGATTACCTTTACCCCAGCGACTCGCTCGACTTCCGTTTGATCGAGTCGACCAGCACTTCGACGCTGCTGGATGAAGATGTCGAATCGACGATCGATGAAATCGCGATTGACGTTGAAGCCGCCTGGGAAGAAGATCTGATCAGCGGCTAA
- a CDS encoding class I SAM-dependent methyltransferase, which yields MNEESLAKLRQRNLDSAGEWKRYAEHRRHCTRLILDAAPVKPTRLCLLGAGNCNDVELTALAKKFAEIHLVDFDKEAVTKGLKRQFSGLQGKIMIHAPVDLDAEDAISQLSAIGKFDVVASLCVLSQIIDAIPEQQKNKEEGLPLIHQIRTRHFDLLTSLAGPQGSVVIANEAVSSDTEPSVATCEAPMLGPTLVQLALEQKLFMGLNPAVIAGELQALAPGHTLKTTPPWKWDFGARTYAVCGHSLNRQA from the coding sequence GTGAACGAAGAATCACTGGCGAAACTGCGACAGCGAAATCTCGACTCGGCGGGAGAATGGAAACGCTACGCCGAGCATCGCCGACATTGCACGCGTCTGATTCTCGATGCCGCTCCTGTCAAACCGACTCGACTCTGCCTCCTGGGCGCCGGCAACTGCAACGATGTCGAACTGACCGCCCTCGCCAAGAAGTTTGCCGAGATCCACCTGGTCGATTTCGACAAAGAGGCGGTTACCAAAGGCCTGAAACGCCAATTCAGCGGGCTCCAGGGTAAAATCATGATTCATGCGCCGGTCGATCTCGATGCCGAAGATGCGATCAGCCAGCTCTCTGCGATCGGCAAGTTCGATGTCGTTGCGTCGCTTTGCGTACTGTCGCAAATTATCGATGCAATTCCCGAGCAGCAGAAGAACAAAGAAGAAGGGCTGCCGCTGATTCACCAAATCCGGACACGCCACTTTGACCTGCTGACCAGCCTCGCTGGCCCCCAGGGAAGCGTCGTCATCGCCAACGAGGCGGTCTCGAGCGACACCGAACCAAGCGTCGCCACCTGCGAAGCCCCCATGCTCGGACCGACTCTGGTTCAGTTAGCCTTAGAACAAAAGCTGTTTATGGGTCTCAATCCCGCGGTAATCGCTGGGGAACTGCAAGCTCTGGCGCCGGGGCACACGCTAAAGACCACCCCACCCTGGAAGTGGGACTTCGGCGCCCGTACTTATGCGGTATGCGGCCACAGCCTGAATCGCCAAGCTTAA